The following is a genomic window from Paenibacillus thiaminolyticus.
CTGAACTAGATCAAGCATGGGCCAAGAAGGGGAAATAAGGCTATGATGAATCGGCTTCGCGCACCGAACATCGCATGGCTGCTCCTCGGCTTGATCCTGCTGCTGCAAGGCTGTGCCGACAAGCATACCGAGACCTTCGACCCGAACAAGCCCGTTACCTTAAAAATCATGTACCCTTGGGAAGGGGAGGAGTTCTATAATCGGTTCGGTGAGCAGTTTCAACTCAAATATCCGAATGTCGATTTTCACATCATCAAGGAGCCGGAGTATAACCCCGAGTTAACGGCAAAAGAGAATGAGCAGGCATTGCTTGCCTATATCTCGAAGGAACAGCCTGATGTTCTGAAACTTGGTCCCGTCAGATTCGAAACGGTATCGGCTGCGGGTAAGCTCATTGATTTGGCGCCATGGATTCAACGGGACAAGTTCTCGCTGGACGGGATTTATCCCCCAGTTATCGACGCGATTAAAATGAAGGGCCGCGGAACACTGTACGGACTGTCCCCAACATTTATGAGTTGGGCCCTATACTATAACAAGGACTTATTTGAGCGGTACGGGGTGACGCCGCCCCAGGATAAGATGACCTGGGAACAAGTGCTTGATTTGGCTGCACGCTTTCCGGTTGAAGGTTCCCCAGAAGAACGGATATACGGGTTTACTCAGCCATTCTCTAGCGATAGTTCTATATTTGCGCTCATGGAGAGCATCGCCAAGACCGAGCAGATCGCATTGATCGATGCTTCGGGGACACGATTGCTGTTCGACTCGGACGGCTGGAAGCGAATAACGAAGCTAGCGGTCCGGAGCATGACCTCCAATTCTGTCTATTTTCCCGTGGAGGTTGATCCAAGCAGGATGCTGGTCGATGATCCATTCCTAGCGGGCAGAGTCGCCATGCTCGTCATGGGTGATTCTACAGCGCAGGACTTGCAAGATATAAACCAAATCAGGGAAAATTCCATTCCCCCGGAAGAGCCGCTGCGTTGGGGAGTTGTACCGGTTCCTATCGATCCCGTAAATCCGCAATCCGCAAACGAGATCTCTGTGTATGAAATATATGGCATTGGGGCCGACTCTACCGCCAAAGCAGCAGCCTGGGAGCTTGTGAAGTTCATCAACGGCGATGAATGGGCAAAAGCTAAATCTCGTACCAAAGACGGGGGTAATCTGCTGGCGCGTTACGCATACAATAAGGACCGCTACGACCATTTCGACCCTGAAGAGATTGAGGTATTCTATAAAATCAGACCGCAGAGCGGAGAAGAACTGCGGCAAATCCGCCAAGTCCCGCCTGCATTCCGGACATCGTTCGCAGAGATCGTAAGGGAAGAACTCGAATCGATTATCGCGGACAAGCAAAGTGTTGATCAGGCCGTACAGAAGATTCAGACACGAGGCCAGGCGGAGCTTGATTCGTTCAATGCCCGGACGGAAGAGAAATAACGGGGTTCATTCATCTCTATTGGAACAAGCCCGGTGCTGGATTCGCATCGGGCTTGTTCACGTGCCCGTCTCCTCCTTGCCCTGACCTTCAACCTTCCAACTTCAGGACATTTTGACCCTACCGGGCAGGACAATGTGTATGCTACCTTAACGTGGTTGCTTGCTTTTTTACAATGAGAAGGAGGAGTTTGGAATTGAAAAGAAAGCTGATGACATGGACGCTAATTTGCAGCGTTCTTCTGCTCATGCTCCCTGTCCATGCGGAAGCGGCCAGCGAGAAAGTGACCTTGAAGGTGTTGGCCTATACCCAGGAGGATTTTAACAAAAATTTCGGGGATGCATTTACGGCCA
Proteins encoded in this region:
- a CDS encoding ABC transporter substrate-binding protein, which gives rise to MMNRLRAPNIAWLLLGLILLLQGCADKHTETFDPNKPVTLKIMYPWEGEEFYNRFGEQFQLKYPNVDFHIIKEPEYNPELTAKENEQALLAYISKEQPDVLKLGPVRFETVSAAGKLIDLAPWIQRDKFSLDGIYPPVIDAIKMKGRGTLYGLSPTFMSWALYYNKDLFERYGVTPPQDKMTWEQVLDLAARFPVEGSPEERIYGFTQPFSSDSSIFALMESIAKTEQIALIDASGTRLLFDSDGWKRITKLAVRSMTSNSVYFPVEVDPSRMLVDDPFLAGRVAMLVMGDSTAQDLQDINQIRENSIPPEEPLRWGVVPVPIDPVNPQSANEISVYEIYGIGADSTAKAAAWELVKFINGDEWAKAKSRTKDGGNLLARYAYNKDRYDHFDPEEIEVFYKIRPQSGEELRQIRQVPPAFRTSFAEIVREELESIIADKQSVDQAVQKIQTRGQAELDSFNARTEEK